CGTtatttttcgtgatcacatttctctcacatacatcaaatcgctacagtaatttttccatgaaaaatcataaaaaatgcaatccaaacacaagtaGATCAAATAATTAAATTAACTATTATTATAGGAGATGGCCACTTTTAGAATCAAGTAATCTTCTTACACCTAAAATCATTTTTTGTGTTATTGCTTTTTTCTTGAATTGGGTAAATTATTACAAGGGTATAAATTTCGAGGGAGGTTAGTGATATTTTCAAACTTTCGAGGATGGCAATGGAACCGTCAAACTGAGGGAATGTTTCTAAAACTCCTAATTAAAACCTTTTACATCCAATATGTCCCATGTTCATTAACATATGTACCATTAATGAAAGACACACTGCCCACCTTAGAAactcaaaaaacaaaaagaaaaagaaaaaacccaTAGTGagttgaagaaaagaaaggctACGGaccagagaaagagagagatccTCTCGTGAGTctcaacagaaattacacattcCCAAAGTTCCCAGTGTCTCCTCCAGAGTCCagacaagaaaagagagaaaaattaaTACTGTAGCGTGTATTCCTAACTCCCAGGTGTATTAAACACTACAAAAAGCCACAAATAAAAATGTGTACTAGACAGTAGCCGAAAATGTTTAAAACAGAGAGTATTGCTGACTAACATGCAGATAGCCTTAATACTTAAAACAATTATAAGTATTTCCAAACCccacaagagaaaaagaataaaatatgtaCAAAAGACCAAAATAGTTACTAAAAATTATATGATGATCTCTGAACAACGTTTGTTCTACAACTAATGTTTTGCACTTTTACTGCCTTAATATACACTATCAAAGTAGTAAATGCCAAATTATATAAGTAATTaagttaaaatttaaaaaaaaaattgcttgtCCTAAGGCAGGAAGAGCTTGTTCCCACATTTGCACCGCCAAGCTTCCGGGTAGTACTCTAGTGGTCGACTCAAACCCGGTTGAATCGGAACATGAACCGGTTTACACGGTGCACAGCTTCCACACTTGGATCTACATGTAGGCGGCGATGATCCCGGTCCAGTCAGTCTTCTTCGATACAAAACTCGCTTTATTAACTCCATCCCACCTGCCCTTTTCACCTCTGCTCTTATCTCCTCCGTCATTGCACCACCACCTACACAGACAAACCAACCGAGTTAACCAAAATTCAGCTCCAAGAACCGGGCTCTTTTTAAAGGTGTGTGCGGGTACTTACTGAATTGGCGGGCGTGGTTGAAAGTAAGAGCTGAAACTGAAGAAAGCAAGAGAAAGAGTAATGCACTGATGGTAGCGAATGACAGCGAACGGTTGCAGTGGCGGTGGCGTATTACGGCCATGGCGGGGGTGGGTTTTTTTTGTGGGGGttggggggggagggggggaagGGACGGACTTGTTAATGTTGTCTAGTATGcaggaggaggaggtgggggTGGTTTGGGGGTttaaggagggaggaggagaagTATGAAGTGCCAGTACTTAGTTGCCTGTGTATAGCTAAATTTGAGAACagggttgttgttgttgttgttgttggttATCTTGGCTTGTTGCGTGCAGCggagaagaaaggaagaaaaacagcACGATTTTTTCTGGTCCAAGTCAAAGACACAATACTACATTAAAGGATGAGAGAGAGATATATTATTGTGTCTATTGTATTCATAGAGGACATATGAAAGGATGCACTTGTCTTAGTTGTCTATCGCTGTTTAACCTATCGGAGATGttgtattttatatatatatatatatatatatatatacacgttTATAAACTCCTTTGGGAGGTTTTGTAGAAAAttgcactcttttttttttttgagacctGATATATTTCAGTAAAAAGTTGATTAGAAAAATGcgtaaaaagaatatttttcaaaaactaaacaaaatttttccaaaattaaggctctgtttggattgcttgtttccgtcggaaaatattgtcatttttcaTGATCATAttttcctattacctttttttctcacatatatcaaatcgctacagtaatttttccatgaaaaatgacgaaaaatgcaatccaaacacaacctaacaTTTTGAAACAAGCTCTTAataatgttttttttgtttgactgaGTATATTCGTGGTAACTAAATATGTACTCATTCCTTTTACTATGAATATTGGTAACTTGGTGAAGTGGCTTGACTAATGTTAGTATTTTATACCATTTAAAGAAGACAATTATTGCATTTTCGATCGAAAAGCAACAAGGGTTTTGGTTCTTTCTTCTTGTCTTCTAACCTACTTTACCTAGGATGCAGGTAGTGCACTAGGATAGACGAAAGTCATAAATTTGTAACATCAAAAAATGGTTACTCATATACTGTACACCAAAAAGTAAAATGATATCTAGTGCTTTGGTTGCTTGCATAATTGAACGTATTTTGCAGAAATAAGAAGATAAGCAACGCAGCTCAAAAAACGGAGTCCATAATAACCACTCGGCCGTAGCATTTCAATCCCCAAAAAGCTATTCTATAGTAAccaagattttctttttttgactaCTACTATTGCGTAGTCAATGCAGGTAGACTTTACCAATCGATAATAAATAGAAGAATAGATACATGTAGATTTAGCGTTATTCATTCGCGACATGCATTTCTTTTTACAACTAGTCCACGGCGGCCCTAACCTAGAGAGAACACAATAGATTTCCTAGTTTTTGTGCTACAATAGGGCATGCAAAGTCTCGGGTTTGTTTGGTCTATTTCCTCTgatgaagaaagaaaaggtgTGAAGAGGGTCCCAAAAGAAATATAAGATTGATTGATTGTTCTGCGTCTGCGGGCATAGGACTGTCCTTGCGCCTGCACAACTATTGTCTAGTGTCTCTGAGCCTTCCATCTTCATTTCATTAAGgggaacaagaaattgaaagagAATAGGATAATAGGTGAGAATACGAGGAATAATTGAATGTGGTAAATTTTAGATGTTAaaagcaaaaaacaaaaaagcgcAAGAAATGTCACAAGTCTATTAGGGGGTGCAGGGCATTGGTAAAACCACTAACACTTGAAGACACAAAACTAAAGGATCCTTCTAACTGGTGCCCATTTAACAGAGTCAAAATAGAATTTAGCACTTTCTTTCGCCAAAATGAGCTATATACTGAAAAGGCTCCTTCATGGTGAAGTTGTATGTGGTGGATACTTGAATACATaaaacctatatatatatatatatatatacacgcaTGAGGGGTGGTTGAAGGGGACTGTGGAGGGGGAGGACTGAGGAGTCGCCACTGGCAAAGGACGGCACTCGTGTGGTAGCGTAGGTGCGGGGGTATGCCATGGGAGGTGGCTGTCTTGTACGGGACCAACATCTGAACACTGAGTGAACGGAATGCTAATAATGAAATATTTACATACCCATCCCCCCATTATTGACTCTTTACCACCTGCTTTCCCATTTCTCATGTTACACAACATATAATTGAGGACTCAATCACAGGTCAATTTGACGCATTGTGGGCCTATATTTTGCCTAATTGTGCATGGTTGTCATGTCAAATAAAACACAGCTCCGTTTAAATTAGCTgttttttagaatatttttgaaatattttactgtaataatatatataaaaatttttattttttagattttttgcatttttggtattttttgaggttattttttatgtttttggtgtttttaaagttattttttgtgtttttgaaattgcctttttttttggtatttttgaggtcatttttatttgtatattactgtaacattatatatgaaaaacttatttttcaaaaaatgatcAATCCAAACATAGCCACAGATTTTTGGTGGGAGAAGGGATCATAAGTAACAAGTTCTGATTTCAAAATCTCTCACTAATATAAAAAAGGATTTAAAAAAGAACCAAATTTCTAGCAATACCCAAATATTTTGGTGATCCAATATGccaaagagagaaagagagagagagagcactTTAACTAGTAagttatactccctccgtcccattttgatagtcttgttttccttttttgtctgcCCCAAATTGTAatccactttcccattaagaaatgtagtaatctttcaaattgtctaaaatacccttattaaatatcttattattaatacattgttattaaatactaacccactacattgaatacattgagcttttccaatactaatccattagctgtaactgatattattaattggcactcttcgtgattagcataagggtattttaggaaattattaatctaaatttatgtttccaaccaaattaattacacttttttaatctgtgtgaaaaaaaaatcaagactaacaaaataggacggagggagtagtttTTTTTCTCAAGGAAAATATGTAGGTGTAGTACgaaattaatttcaaaaaaaattaagaagaaaaacattaaagaatcaagaagaaaagcaTTTAAGATGCACAAACTCTATCTAGTACTCCTACATTAATTGTTGCATTAAATGAAGGGGGGGGGATGATGGATAATGCGAGTGCGGGCCTACAAGCAGGGGTTTCGGTCATTCGGCTCTGGATtcaagagaaaataaaaaagagagtGGCCTGCGCCTTCTGGGTTCAGTCAGGTTGATGTTCAGAACTCATTTAAGGCCGGgtcaggaaaagaaagagagagaattaGCCATATGGGCCGTGTGGGATCCATTTGTTGTTTGGATCAGGAAAATGGTTAAGGACTGCCAAACGTTAGATAACCTACCAAAACCGAAAGTAACAGCTTCCATTAAATGCCGGCCCTTTCTACCATACTTGTTCGTAATTCGCACTCAGTAAATTATTTATGGAACTTGATCAGTCAAACTTTCACCACTAGATGACCAATATGATTTGTAATTTTTGCATCTAAAACAAATACGTTCGAGTATGAACTCAAACTTAAGCAAGttaaaatagttattgaatCGAGCTCAGATTTTGAGAAGGAAAAATGGTCAATTTAACCCTTAAACCAATTTCATCCTTCGATTTTTTATTTAGATGTTTGTAGTCCTTCAACTTAAATTTACTGGCCAATTTCATCCTTTCGTGGTGATACTACTTTTTGACACAAAAATCACCACCAAATTAAGGGCAATATAGGAATTACACATTAAagatcaaaacaaaaaattagaaaatgctAGGGAGTAAAGTTGAAAACATTTCATCTTCTTGAATGAGCAGTTGCATACTGATTCTTATTCTTGCCAAACTTCCAAAGACAATatgtcttaaaaaaaaaaccttcatcAACATTGTTTTTGTACATCATCATATGTCTTGTAATTTTAGCCCCACAATTAAGACTTACTGGCATATAAAATTTTCTTGATAAACTCAAGAAAAGTATTCAAATTAGCAAATAGATTAGCTGTTTTCTAAACATTCCCTTGTCGATAGCTACCTCTTCATCATCATTGCATCAAAGTTTGGGAAACAGCTTCCTTAAATCATCATTTGGGAAACAACATTTTCACTTTGATCTTTTGGCTTACAATTCAAACTTTTTCTTCGACCTCTTTACATTCTTACTCATCCCCTCCTGTTGCATAGCCCTTGTCAATATTTTTACTCCGACACCAATAGTGGATTTTGCTGGGGAAATGAGACTTGACGAGTGGACTTGTATTGGAGttccaaaaaataaatgaattagCAGCTTTGAGTTGGGTTTTGGGGATTTGGGTTCGGAATTTCATTGATGGGTTGGCTTTTGCAGTTTCACGGGCTTCGCTAACAGCCGGAGGTGGAGAAGAAGAACAATTTGGTTTATTGCACCTTTTGTTTTACTCCTCCAATTAATGGAGAATTGGTTTTCTCCCCAATGTAacagaaaatatttttcattcatTGTTTAAAAAACGATTCCTATTTTGTAAATCCTATATTGCCTTGACttgatggtgatttttgtgtcGGAAAGAGTTTTACTGGCAGCGCCTCTGTAAAAGGATGAAATTGGCTACTAATTTTAAGATGAAGGATGAAATCGCCTTAAGTTAAAAAGTTGAAGAACTAAATTgacaattttctcttttgaaacACTCAACAGACTCAATGCACTGTTACGTGATAGGTTTTTGGGACAGAAAAGCAGcggaaataattaaaaattttcccAAAGACCCACTCAGGATCACCCTAGATTTTGCGCATGGTTcacaaaggaaaggaaaaatagattATCTTAATCTGTGTGACGTTCCTCTGCCGAATTGGAGAAGACGAATAACCTCTTGAGCAATCCAGATGTCCTGCCTCTACCGAAATTCACACGAGAGTGATATTTGGATCGTCTCTACAATAATTGTGAGTTGTGACCACCATCACATTCGTAAGTATTCTAAGGACTTTATCAGTTATATCTAACATTTAACAGATAAAGAAAAtgttattaaaatacaaaacataatAAGGAATGTATTAAACAGAATCATTGTTTTAGGGCATACATTCCAACATTACGCATGTAAGCTTGAATTCGATTTTGAATCATGCACCACTCAAAATCCGGAACTGTGTTTTGGTTCCTTACAattattctctctctctttttttttttggtccatcTCTTCTCTGGCATGGGTGCATTTTGGCTAATTCTCTGTCAAATCTTTCATGCCATAGACACATTACAATTAACTAACATGCTGATCCCAGAAGTAGCAACTCTGATATAAAAAATTTGCTTGCCGGGGCCACGTATGTTTAGGAAAGTTGCTAGAATGAGCTGTCTACTGTCAACCCCATCAGGCAAAAACAGATGTCCTTTGCGTACGATTTCCATTGTCCGGTGATTTTTGTTGTATTCATTGTTTTGACTTACATGGTCATTTTGCTCTTCTCTGCCGTCAATAAAGAATTAAGTAGAGTTTTCAGCCGTTCCGGTAAGTTGGTAACTCTTCATTCTTTTATTAGTACGAGTAGTACACAAGACGCAGCTACTTTGCTGTAGTTTTGGTCGTCTGCAGAAATAGCAATTCCATGAAACCATCCAATTACTTGTCCACGATCCAGAAGAGAAAATGGGAAGCTTGGGAGGAGTTTGAAGTATGGTTGTATCAATATCATGTGGCTCACGAGTACGGTGCCTTGACTGGAAATATAATGCCAGCAAGAAAGGATATTTTTGTCCCATCATTTTTAGCTAGAATTCCAGAGTATTCATAGCTGCCATTTTAATGATCTGTTTCTAAGGAGATGGACAGAGTATAAGACAGAAATCAGAACAaacaaggaggaggaggaggaggaggatatTTATCAGGACCATAGGGACCAGTTAAAATAAACCACACCACAAACACcaaatgaaaatcaaacctcaCACGTGGCACGAAAACCAATGGGAAACCAAGATTATCACGAAAACTCCCCACACGAATATCATCATTTCAAACCTTCAGACTGCCAATGTACGTATTTCAGCAGCCACTGAACAGTTACTGACACCTCAAATACCATCGAATTTATCATTGAACTGCTGTTGACTTTCGACGTAGTCTGCTATTCAATTCTCATGGCAATTGAGGTGTGCTTTCTAAAACAAGCCCGCATAGTAAAAATTCTTGAATTCGTCATACAAATTTTATTTCTTGATACACAAGCTCTGTTGTGTCCGTGCAGGCTTGGTTTATGGATGAAAGTGGTGAGGATCAAAGGCTCCCACATAAGAGGGACCCTCCAGAGCATGTCTCCTTGGAGCATTTGGCTGATCTTGGAGTAGTTTACTGGCATTTGAACCCGGAGAATTACGAGAACGAtgaagaattgaagaagattagAGATAGCAGAGGCTACAGCTATATGGTCTGATGaatttctctctttcttctgaaatttttttgggggattagtttaatttttaattagaatacAGTAGTAGCTAGTGGTGGATCGAGAACATTTCTAAAGCTTTCATGTCTCTGAAATTCCATTACTGAGATAATTACTACTCTTAATTAGCATCATGGCATGTTCATCTTATTGTGTAATTTGAGaatagtttaatttttttgtttcattacCAATTAACTTTTTATGTAAATTTCGAAGGGATTCTAAATTCTAGCTGTGCTCATAAATATACACTTGCGAAAAGGTGCTACTTGACAAAATTCTTTTTATGTTAGTTGCAGAATGATCTGCTTATATATGTAGTGTCAGTGTAAAATCTCTTTTTGACTTTGCCTATCGTGTGACATCAACTACAACGTGGTACAATATCTCGTAGTATTGTTTGAGGCTGATATTATCATAGGCCAAGCTTGCTGATGGGTTAAAATATGCCAAACCTGAATTTTGCATTCCTGTTATGAAGGATTTGCTGGACTTGTGCCCTGAGAAAGTGGAGAACTATGAACAGAAGCTGAAGAACTTCTATACAGAGCACATTCATGGAGATGAGGAGATACGTTATTGCTTAGAGGGTAGTGGTTACTTTGATGTTAGAGACAAGGATGATCGTTGGATTCGCATCTGGATCAAAGCCGGTGATCTTATTGTGTTACCAGCTGGAATTTACCACCGGTTCACCCTTGACACCAGCAACTATGTGAAGGTAAAAATATTGATATCATGAGCCTCACTTCTGATGGGACTATGTCTATACATTGCTCATATTCTATTCATGAATTAGTTGACACTTGACAGACCAAATGTAAAACTAGAGAACTTCATCTCGCTTTATCAATTTCTGGCCAATTCAGGATTTAAAGTAGCCAGCGGTGAAAGGGATCAACTCAGGGCACCTCTATTTAAAAGGATAAATCCCACCGAACTGAGTTTACCActagaaatgaaatgaaataggTCATAGAGTCCAGGAACCAGTTTGATGAAGTTCGCTAGGCTTTTATGCCAAATCATGAAGACTACAGTCCTCGACGGGCTTCCTGAATGATTCCTGACTCTTTGGTGCTGTGTTTTTCACTTGCATTGCCTGCAGCTGATGAGGTTGTTTGTGGGAGAGCCAGTTTGGACAGCCTTTAACCGGCCACAGGAGGATCATCCGGCTAGGAAGGAATACGTGAAGAATTTCACTGAGAAGGTGGGAGTGCCACTGGAAGCTCATTGATACAACCTCATCAAAGAGGGGGCTGGGGACGTTTTCTTGTCTTTggtattttttaacaaatatggCGTTGCCTTATCTTTTAATACAACGGTGTATGGTATAAATTATGTTGGAACTGCGAGTAAAAAGTACTAATATATGTATTCTGCTGGCTGTTGACTCTTGCCTCTTTTGGCTGAAACGTAATGAGCCGTGCATCCTACTTTACAAAGAATAGGACCCTTTTGGAGATGAGATGTTTGGTTGACGAAGAACTAGTGAGCTGCTTAAAGTGAAGGGAAAACAGGGCAAAAttgaatgaagaaaaagaaaacaaagaagaggACACAGAATTAGAGAACGCTCGGCCATTCCCTCAAACCTAAGAATAAGCAATAATTGCCGTTTCCAATTGAGATGAATGGTTGGTCGGTTCATTGTCTGACTTCAGGGAATGTGGGCTGCTTTGTGTACTTGGACGGTGATGATGAGATGGGCTAAATTTGGACAAATTGAAAGTTAGATCAGGAAACTTTGCCAGCTGATTGCTGGTTGACATTTCTATTCGAGCAGTGCCAGCCCACAGGCCCTGTACTCCGGTGTCCATCAAACAGTAATGTAGAATCCATAGCTAAACATTCGGCAGCAAAATGAATTGTATTCTCATGGACAGGTCAAAGAAGGAAGGCAGTATAGAATTTTGGATGATAGAACAATTGGTAGATGGTTTGTCCACTTCTCTTTCAGAGATTCATCAACAAGAGCACTAAAGAAATATGGCTTCAAAGGCCGGTTGCATGCAAACGTGTAATGGTGGCTCTTTGAATTTtgacaaaaggaaaaagaccAAGTGAAGGGATGTAAAACGTTTTCTGGAAAACATTTTTCGTATTTTCTGCAT
This region of Coffea arabica cultivar ET-39 chromosome 3c, Coffea Arabica ET-39 HiFi, whole genome shotgun sequence genomic DNA includes:
- the LOC113733683 gene encoding EPIDERMAL PATTERNING FACTOR-like protein 5 codes for the protein MAVIRHRHCNRSLSFATISALLFLLLSSVSALTFNHARQFSGGAMTEEIRAEVKRAGGMELIKRVLYRRRLTGPGSSPPTCRSKCGSCAPCKPVHVPIQPGLSRPLEYYPEAWRCKCGNKLFLP
- the LOC113734171 gene encoding acireductone dioxygenase 1, whose product is MAIEAWFMDESGEDQRLPHKRDPPEHVSLEHLADLGVVYWHLNPENYENDEELKKIRDSRGYSYMDLLDLCPEKVENYEQKLKNFYTEHIHGDEEIRYCLEGSGYFDVRDKDDRWIRIWIKAGDLIVLPAGIYHRFTLDTSNYVKLMRLFVGEPVWTAFNRPQEDHPARKEYVKNFTEKVGVPLEAH